One Thalassotalea atypica DNA window includes the following coding sequences:
- the lysC gene encoding lysine-sensitive aspartokinase 3 yields MPNITVAKFGGTSVADFDAMQRCAQIIKSDASNRVIVVSASAGVTNHLVRLGQQSVPADEQNEILASIAEIQTNISQHLENKVALDVTIHEFLDQLATVAHCQSEQYNAKNADEILSFGEKFSSLLFTEVLNNVGLKAGCFDVRQVMKTNSLYGKAVVDIEQLKVNAIEQLAPKLDSEVIVTQGFIGQDGLGHTTTLGRGGSDYSAALLAEALDANNLSIWTDVVGIFTTDPRITDQARAINEISFGEAAEMATFGAKILHPATLIPAMRHNIPVFVGSSKEPEKGGTRIQQTVASNPTYRSIALRREQTLVTVKSPAMLHASGFLAKVFSILAKHELSVDLITTSEISVALTFDNPTGSTQSLINSSVVSELEQLCEVSVEHGLSLVAVIGNNLHATKGLGRSVFDKINDFNIRMICHGASPNNLCFLVPENDANTVVEQLHNTLFA; encoded by the coding sequence ATGCCTAATATTACTGTCGCCAAGTTTGGTGGAACCAGTGTCGCTGACTTTGATGCCATGCAGCGTTGTGCTCAGATTATCAAGTCGGATGCTAGCAACCGCGTCATTGTGGTATCGGCCAGTGCAGGCGTAACTAACCATTTAGTGCGGTTAGGGCAACAAAGTGTGCCAGCTGATGAACAAAATGAAATATTGGCGTCAATTGCTGAAATTCAAACGAACATCAGTCAACACCTTGAAAATAAGGTAGCGCTAGACGTCACTATCCATGAGTTTTTAGATCAGCTCGCCACTGTAGCGCATTGCCAGTCCGAGCAATATAACGCTAAGAATGCTGATGAAATATTGTCTTTTGGCGAAAAATTTAGCTCACTTCTATTTACTGAAGTGCTAAATAATGTTGGTTTAAAGGCAGGCTGTTTTGATGTTCGACAAGTGATGAAAACCAACAGTCTTTATGGCAAAGCGGTTGTTGATATCGAGCAATTGAAAGTAAATGCTATCGAGCAACTTGCTCCAAAACTGGACTCAGAAGTTATTGTCACTCAAGGCTTTATCGGTCAAGACGGGCTTGGTCATACGACAACTTTAGGTCGAGGTGGCTCAGACTATAGCGCAGCATTACTCGCTGAAGCGCTTGATGCGAACAATTTGTCTATTTGGACCGATGTCGTTGGTATTTTTACTACAGATCCTAGAATTACCGACCAAGCGCGTGCTATTAATGAAATAAGCTTTGGTGAAGCGGCAGAAATGGCAACCTTTGGCGCAAAAATTCTACACCCTGCGACGTTAATTCCCGCCATGCGTCATAATATCCCTGTCTTTGTCGGCTCGAGTAAAGAGCCAGAAAAAGGCGGCACACGTATTCAGCAAACGGTAGCGTCTAATCCCACTTATCGCTCTATTGCTTTGCGCCGTGAGCAAACACTGGTAACGGTTAAGAGCCCAGCAATGCTGCATGCAAGTGGTTTCCTTGCTAAAGTCTTTAGCATTTTAGCAAAACATGAACTCAGCGTTGATTTGATTACCACCAGTGAAATCAGTGTTGCGCTAACGTTTGATAACCCGACAGGGTCAACCCAATCATTAATTAACAGTTCGGTAGTCAGTGAACTGGAACAATTATGTGAAGTCAGTGTTGAACATGGCTTGTCTTTAGTTGCCGTTATTGGTAACAACTTACATGCCACTAAAGGATTAGGACGGAGCGTGTTCGATAAAATCAATGATTTTAACATTCGTATGATTTGCCATGGGGCTAGCCCAAATAACTTATGTTTTCTTGTGCCAGAAAATGATGCGAATACTGTCGTTGAACAGCTACACAACACCCTGTTTGCCTAA
- a CDS encoding ElyC/SanA/YdcF family protein, whose product MDFFIFKKLVSVLVMPINVAILLLILSLVFFKRKPKFAFKSLISAVVLLIVTASPPISNQLVVPMEQNYESFSLSAKPVDYIVILGCGHQSNDALAVTSQLKPCSLQRLVEGLRISRLHPEATIITSGHSIKDPVSNAEKVKQAAIALGIDGRKIITENYPKDTQEEAELIGPRVKGKNVVLVTDAYHLPRAIKYFELQGVNAIPAPAGYFVKNPNADIHWLSYFPSSHNLYKASIAWYEAMGRAWQWIAY is encoded by the coding sequence ATGGATTTTTTCATCTTTAAAAAGCTAGTCTCCGTGCTAGTTATGCCAATTAATGTGGCAATCTTATTATTAATTCTCTCATTAGTATTTTTCAAGCGTAAGCCCAAGTTCGCATTTAAATCGCTCATTAGCGCCGTTGTACTATTGATCGTTACCGCATCTCCGCCGATCTCTAACCAGTTAGTCGTTCCAATGGAACAAAATTATGAAAGTTTTTCTCTATCGGCCAAACCCGTGGATTACATCGTCATTCTAGGTTGTGGACATCAATCAAATGATGCTCTGGCTGTCACAAGTCAATTAAAACCGTGTTCATTGCAACGACTAGTCGAAGGCCTACGAATTTCTAGGCTACACCCAGAGGCCACCATCATCACTTCTGGTCACTCCATTAAAGACCCCGTATCTAATGCTGAAAAAGTCAAACAGGCTGCCATTGCTTTAGGCATTGATGGCCGAAAAATTATTACAGAAAATTACCCGAAAGATACACAAGAAGAAGCAGAGTTAATTGGTCCGCGCGTAAAAGGTAAAAATGTTGTGTTAGTGACTGATGCTTACCATTTACCAAGAGCGATAAAGTACTTTGAACTTCAAGGGGTAAACGCAATTCCTGCGCCTGCAGGGTATTTTGTCAAAAACCCTAATGCAGATATTCACTGGCTATCCTATTTCCCATCGAGTCATAACCTATATAAGGCAAGTATTGCCTGGTATGAAGCGATGGGAAGAGCATGGCAATGGATAGCCTACTAA
- a CDS encoding Nif3-like dinuclear metal center hexameric protein, translated as MQRSELEAYLNEVLQPHLIKDFCPNGLQIQGSEQVNKIVTGVTATEALIDAAIEQGADTLLVHHGYFWKSENPTITGMKYNRIKKLLDHNINLFAYHLPLDVHPELGNNAQLAKRLEIENVLPLESNNPQSVVVRGELAEPISASKFAQVISTSLARSCLHISSPDNKDIKTVAWCTGGGQGYIELAAQAGVDAFISGEASEQTTHVAREMNIHFFAAGHHATERYGAKALGEHLKTKFNLSVDFVDIDNPV; from the coding sequence ATGCAACGTTCTGAATTAGAAGCGTATTTAAATGAAGTGCTGCAACCCCACCTTATTAAAGATTTTTGTCCTAACGGATTGCAAATTCAAGGGAGTGAACAGGTAAATAAAATAGTCACCGGCGTGACAGCAACAGAAGCATTGATTGATGCCGCTATTGAACAGGGAGCAGATACTCTATTGGTGCATCACGGTTATTTTTGGAAAAGTGAAAACCCAACCATTACCGGGATGAAGTACAATCGAATAAAAAAACTCCTTGATCACAATATCAATTTGTTTGCCTACCATTTACCGTTAGATGTGCATCCTGAGCTTGGCAATAATGCCCAACTCGCAAAACGGTTGGAAATTGAAAACGTACTGCCACTAGAGTCAAATAATCCGCAATCGGTTGTTGTGAGAGGTGAGTTAGCCGAGCCAATATCTGCAAGTAAGTTTGCTCAAGTGATTTCCACTTCGCTTGCTCGCTCTTGTTTACATATCTCTTCACCCGATAATAAAGATATAAAAACCGTGGCGTGGTGCACCGGAGGAGGTCAAGGTTATATTGAACTAGCAGCCCAAGCCGGTGTCGATGCTTTTATTAGTGGCGAAGCATCAGAGCAAACCACGCATGTGGCTAGAGAGATGAATATTCACTTTTTCGCTGCTGGCCATCACGCCACTGAGCGGTATGGTGCGAAGGCATTAGGTGAACACCTCAAAACGAAATTTAATCTCAGCGTAGACTTCGTTGATATAGATAATCCGGTGTAA
- a CDS encoding TonB-dependent receptor plug domain-containing protein yields MTKLNSKRNSLALSISVALLASQSMNAFAAEEEEIERIEITGSHIKRTSMEGPSPVTSLSQEDISKTGVTDLISLFTKLPISGQGTFSTQANSSDDTANGGSSVSLRGLGADSTLILVNGRRVSVSPFAKGIDTAFVDINNIPLSAIKRVDILKDGASATYGSDAVAGVINVVLRDDVEGVELTGKVGTTEEGGEEQSVSLVFGNVTDKSSHTFIMEYYDREEVLYADRDYSKSANQQALTGRANATDFRSSSGIPGTIALRADPSNRLIDTFGNDVCSPEDSDPANNLCRYDYAPHMTMIPDAERFSWNYMGKYTVNDNVEAFAELNGQNSKSIVRGAGSPSFNELFMDGDNVNHPFADMPDHEFYQQDLTMRRRTVDIGNREKRVDSDYYRAIVGLRGEIDTWSWEAAYSYIKNESVERGVDGFPNSRRIQEAIDSGLWNPFEPSSNTQEALDYIETTTTRVGKSTNRSFDIKFSGPIMEMEHGDMYMAIGAEYREEAISDNPDDQFLRGDVFGTEATQANGERDNTAIFGELIVPVLDTLEFQFAVRHEDYSDFGTTTDPKVSFLWTPTEDLSLRGSYGTAFRAPSLHQLGLGRTDESPNLVDTARCAAIGDQDRACDPQEYTAIFEGNPDLGPEESTSYNFGVVYNVTDDLNFSVDYYDYDIEDIIDSDTQFVMDNFGLDQSIVVRRPTAIPGDPGEVIQVNDGFQNIGDLKTSGLDVDVRYNLETEYGQFKFGYVLNYVLKFEDYKGTEEGGFEQPEMRWTTSADWIKDDFSATVAVNYIDEFEQEASVRDPSNGINMVDSMTTVDLTMNYFGIENTVLSLGATNLFDEEPPFAYHDFMGFVVNVHSGQGRFAYLKASYKF; encoded by the coding sequence ATGACAAAGTTAAACTCAAAGCGTAATTCTCTCGCGCTTAGTATTTCTGTCGCACTACTTGCCTCTCAAAGTATGAATGCATTCGCAGCCGAAGAAGAAGAGATAGAAAGAATTGAAATCACTGGTTCCCATATTAAAAGAACCAGCATGGAAGGCCCATCACCCGTTACGAGCTTATCTCAAGAAGATATTTCAAAAACAGGTGTAACCGATCTAATCAGTTTATTTACTAAACTACCCATTTCTGGTCAAGGTACGTTCTCTACTCAAGCAAACTCTAGTGATGATACTGCCAACGGTGGTTCTTCAGTTTCACTTCGTGGTTTGGGGGCGGACTCAACACTTATCTTAGTGAACGGTCGCCGTGTATCAGTGAGCCCGTTCGCTAAAGGCATTGATACGGCGTTTGTCGATATCAACAACATTCCATTATCTGCAATTAAGCGCGTTGATATCCTTAAAGATGGCGCATCTGCAACATACGGCTCAGACGCTGTTGCAGGTGTTATCAACGTGGTATTACGTGATGATGTTGAAGGTGTAGAGCTTACCGGTAAAGTAGGTACTACAGAAGAAGGTGGTGAAGAGCAAAGTGTTAGTTTAGTTTTCGGTAACGTAACTGACAAATCTAGCCATACCTTTATTATGGAATATTACGATCGTGAAGAAGTCTTATACGCAGATCGTGATTATTCAAAATCGGCTAACCAACAAGCATTAACGGGCAGAGCCAATGCCACAGATTTCCGCTCTTCATCAGGTATTCCTGGTACTATCGCATTAAGAGCCGATCCTTCAAACCGTTTGATTGACACTTTTGGCAACGATGTTTGTTCACCTGAAGACTCAGATCCGGCAAATAACTTATGTCGTTATGACTATGCGCCGCATATGACGATGATCCCTGATGCGGAACGTTTCAGCTGGAACTACATGGGCAAATATACAGTTAACGACAACGTTGAAGCGTTTGCTGAGTTAAACGGCCAGAACTCTAAATCAATTGTTCGAGGTGCAGGTAGCCCAAGCTTTAACGAATTGTTCATGGATGGTGATAACGTTAATCACCCGTTCGCTGACATGCCAGATCATGAGTTCTACCAGCAAGACTTAACCATGCGTCGTCGTACCGTTGATATCGGCAACCGTGAAAAGCGTGTTGATTCTGACTACTACCGCGCTATTGTAGGTTTACGTGGTGAAATCGACACATGGAGCTGGGAAGCAGCATATAGCTACATTAAGAATGAGTCAGTTGAACGAGGTGTCGATGGTTTCCCTAATTCTCGCCGTATTCAAGAAGCGATTGATTCAGGTTTATGGAACCCGTTCGAGCCTTCTAGCAACACTCAAGAAGCTTTAGACTACATCGAAACCACAACCACACGTGTCGGTAAATCAACTAACCGTTCATTTGATATCAAGTTCTCAGGTCCTATCATGGAAATGGAGCATGGCGATATGTATATGGCGATTGGTGCTGAGTACCGTGAAGAAGCGATCAGTGATAATCCTGATGATCAATTTTTACGTGGTGATGTCTTTGGTACAGAGGCAACTCAAGCAAACGGCGAACGTGACAACACAGCCATCTTTGGTGAGTTAATTGTTCCTGTACTTGATACCTTAGAATTCCAATTCGCAGTACGTCACGAAGACTATAGCGACTTTGGTACGACAACCGATCCTAAGGTTTCATTCCTATGGACGCCTACTGAAGACCTAAGCCTACGTGGTTCATACGGTACAGCATTCCGCGCACCATCACTACATCAGCTAGGATTAGGCCGCACTGATGAGTCACCAAACTTAGTTGATACTGCGCGTTGTGCTGCAATTGGTGATCAAGACAGAGCGTGTGATCCACAAGAGTACACGGCGATATTTGAAGGTAACCCTGATCTAGGTCCAGAAGAGTCAACAAGTTATAACTTTGGTGTTGTATATAACGTAACTGATGATCTTAACTTCTCTGTGGATTACTACGATTACGATATTGAAGACATCATTGATTCAGATACGCAATTTGTAATGGATAACTTCGGTTTAGATCAAAGTATTGTAGTTCGTCGTCCGACAGCCATTCCTGGGGATCCAGGTGAAGTGATTCAAGTTAATGATGGCTTCCAAAACATTGGCGACCTTAAAACATCTGGTTTAGATGTTGATGTTCGTTACAACTTGGAAACTGAATATGGTCAGTTCAAATTTGGTTACGTCTTAAACTACGTACTTAAATTTGAAGATTATAAAGGCACAGAAGAAGGTGGTTTCGAACAACCTGAAATGCGCTGGACAACATCTGCTGACTGGATTAAAGATGACTTTAGTGCAACTGTTGCAGTGAACTACATAGATGAGTTTGAGCAAGAAGCGTCAGTACGCGATCCTTCAAACGGTATTAACATGGTTGATTCAATGACAACAGTTGATTTAACGATGAACTACTTTGGTATTGAAAACACGGTATTATCATTAGGTGCAACTAACCTATTTGATGAAGAGCCACCGTTTGCTTACCATGACTTCATGGGCTTCGTTGTCAATGTTCATAGTGGTCAAGGCCGTTTTGCTTACTTAAAAGCTTCATATAAGTTCTAA
- a CDS encoding class I SAM-dependent methyltransferase has translation MKPALAFRQPHHPNHWHELPNGDVIRAYIDQALAPWLPKFFGYHFLKIGALSSQLSTQGCSIKHQFSVGQLNEKPSVIADVDDLPFIEHSVDVSLLSHALEFSVDPHHVLREASRVLIPNGYLVVTGFNPVSLAGLNRITPLRRHHLPWNEHFFTPMRVKDWLQLMGFEILDDIRGLHTNLVGNVGEGAIGQKWQRFADNYLRPFGSVYVIVAKKRVLPLTPIKPKWKVRPSFQPVKVTTMNGANLSKHQQNDTNDH, from the coding sequence ATGAAACCAGCACTTGCCTTTCGACAACCACATCACCCAAACCATTGGCACGAATTGCCTAATGGAGACGTTATTCGCGCGTATATCGATCAAGCGCTTGCTCCTTGGTTACCAAAGTTTTTTGGGTATCATTTTCTAAAAATAGGTGCACTGAGCAGTCAACTGTCGACGCAAGGTTGCAGCATTAAACATCAGTTTTCTGTCGGCCAGCTTAACGAAAAGCCAAGTGTGATAGCGGACGTTGATGACTTACCTTTTATCGAACACAGCGTTGATGTCTCACTGTTAAGTCACGCCTTGGAATTTTCGGTAGATCCACACCATGTATTACGTGAAGCAAGTAGAGTGCTGATCCCGAATGGCTATCTGGTGGTAACCGGTTTTAATCCAGTAAGTTTAGCTGGACTCAATCGCATAACACCTTTAAGGCGGCACCACCTGCCGTGGAACGAGCACTTTTTTACACCAATGCGAGTTAAAGATTGGTTGCAATTAATGGGTTTTGAAATATTGGATGATATTAGAGGACTCCATACCAATTTAGTGGGTAATGTTGGCGAAGGCGCTATTGGTCAAAAATGGCAGCGTTTTGCCGATAATTATTTAAGACCTTTTGGTAGTGTCTACGTGATTGTTGCTAAAAAGCGTGTTCTACCGCTTACTCCAATCAAGCCTAAATGGAAAGTTAGACCAAGTTTTCAACCTGTTAAGGTAACAACGATGAATGGTGCTAACTTATCTAAACATCAACAAAATGATACTAACGATCATTAA
- the gloB gene encoding hydroxyacylglutathione hydrolase, whose product MNVNPMPLNVLPIKAFSDNYIWALQPQGCAEVTLVDPGQAEPCIEYLKQNGLSLNAILITHHHPDHTGGVVALKAYTKACGHDIKVYGPATENIPACDIKLAESDLVSLAFTNTTSNESTEIEFSILDLPGHTSGHIAYVHEQALFCGDTLFSGGCGRLFEGTAEQMHQSLAKLKVLPASTPVYCTHEYTQANLHFAIAVEPNNKALQNYFEQVIALRAKNQITLPSTIQLENAINPFLRCEQQDVIMAANSYSQQTLNNSVEVFAAIRAWKDNF is encoded by the coding sequence ATGAATGTAAACCCTATGCCGTTAAACGTACTGCCAATCAAAGCATTTTCTGACAATTATATTTGGGCACTGCAACCACAAGGTTGTGCCGAAGTTACACTTGTTGACCCAGGCCAAGCTGAGCCTTGCATTGAGTATTTAAAGCAAAATGGCTTATCGTTAAACGCAATTTTAATCACTCATCACCATCCGGATCACACGGGTGGCGTCGTCGCCTTAAAGGCTTACACTAAAGCATGTGGTCATGACATCAAAGTGTATGGGCCTGCAACAGAGAATATTCCTGCGTGCGACATTAAGTTAGCAGAAAGTGACTTGGTCTCACTGGCGTTTACGAACACTACCTCAAACGAAAGTACTGAAATCGAGTTTTCCATCCTTGATTTACCCGGTCATACTTCAGGTCATATTGCCTACGTTCATGAGCAAGCATTGTTTTGTGGCGATACTTTATTCTCTGGCGGTTGTGGTCGCTTATTTGAAGGAACTGCCGAACAAATGCATCAATCATTAGCTAAGCTAAAGGTGCTCCCTGCATCCACCCCTGTTTACTGTACTCATGAATACACGCAAGCTAATTTACACTTCGCTATCGCCGTCGAGCCGAATAACAAAGCACTGCAAAATTACTTTGAGCAGGTCATAGCGCTTAGGGCCAAAAATCAAATCACATTACCTTCAACAATACAGTTAGAAAATGCGATCAATCCGTTTTTACGCTGCGAACAACAAGACGTAATCATGGCGGCGAATAGCTATAGCCAGCAAACACTTAACAACAGTGTTGAAGTGTTTGCCGCGATTAGAGCATGGAAAGATAATTTTTAA
- a CDS encoding LysM peptidoglycan-binding domain-containing protein: protein MKYLSLSLSASLLLLGCQSTTFPSAEEEAQIVATEHLADPIEINQALLADESIAVIHPVADVDIDLDNNDIHISSDIWQHIRQNLSFDIPSNKRIDAQRNWYVKHPNYLDRVAKRAEPFMHYIVQELEANDMPLEMTLLPIVESAFDPFAYSHGRASGMWQFVPGTGKRFGMKQNWWYDGRRDVAASTQGAVKYLKYLHKYFDGDWLLALAAYNSGEGRVKRAMRNNARKNKPTDFWSLDLPKETRAYVPKLLALAEIVKQPEKFDLKLYEIENREVITKVDIKSQLDLAKAARLAELSLAEIQRLNPGFNRWATDPDGPHYLLLPTSKIEQFTTGLAKLSDKDRLSWQRYKIKNGDSLIKIANKFHTTPELVAKVNNVKGTNIRAGKHLLIPVAAQALDDYILSQDKRLAKTQSRERSGVKLTHLVKNGDTLWDISRVYKVSTKSIAKWNGMAPRDYIKPGQKLVIWQKAKMTQSSASPVEQIVMRNIRYKVRRGDSFARIADKFNVRISDIEKWNSLSRKNYLQPGQMLKLSVDVTNSI, encoded by the coding sequence ATGAAGTATTTATCTCTTTCGCTCTCAGCATCGCTATTATTATTGGGTTGTCAGTCAACCACTTTCCCGTCAGCTGAAGAGGAAGCTCAAATCGTTGCTACTGAACATCTAGCGGATCCAATTGAAATCAATCAAGCGCTTTTAGCGGATGAGTCTATTGCGGTGATTCACCCTGTAGCCGATGTTGACATTGACCTAGACAATAATGACATTCATATCTCAAGCGATATTTGGCAGCATATACGTCAAAATCTAAGCTTTGATATTCCAAGTAACAAACGTATTGACGCTCAGCGCAACTGGTATGTTAAGCACCCTAATTACTTGGATCGTGTGGCAAAACGTGCGGAGCCTTTCATGCACTATATAGTGCAAGAGTTAGAGGCCAATGATATGCCTCTAGAAATGACCTTGTTACCCATCGTTGAAAGTGCTTTTGACCCGTTTGCCTACTCGCATGGCAGAGCATCAGGGATGTGGCAATTCGTTCCGGGAACAGGAAAACGCTTTGGCATGAAGCAAAACTGGTGGTATGACGGACGACGTGACGTTGCCGCATCAACACAGGGCGCTGTTAAATACCTAAAATACCTTCACAAATATTTTGACGGTGATTGGTTATTAGCACTTGCGGCTTATAATTCCGGCGAAGGCCGCGTAAAACGTGCGATGAGAAATAATGCACGCAAAAATAAGCCTACTGACTTTTGGTCGTTGGATTTACCTAAAGAAACTCGCGCCTATGTTCCCAAGCTGTTAGCACTGGCAGAAATTGTCAAACAACCAGAAAAGTTCGACTTAAAGCTTTACGAAATTGAAAACCGTGAAGTCATCACTAAGGTCGATATCAAGTCTCAATTAGACTTAGCCAAAGCGGCTCGCCTTGCTGAATTATCATTAGCAGAAATTCAACGTTTAAACCCAGGTTTTAATCGCTGGGCAACTGATCCAGATGGGCCACATTATTTACTATTACCAACATCTAAAATTGAACAATTTACCACTGGATTGGCAAAGCTGTCTGACAAAGATCGTTTATCTTGGCAACGCTACAAAATTAAAAATGGTGATAGCTTAATTAAGATTGCCAATAAATTTCACACCACACCAGAGCTTGTTGCCAAGGTAAATAATGTCAAGGGCACCAACATACGTGCCGGCAAACATTTATTGATCCCTGTTGCCGCACAGGCGCTTGATGATTACATATTGTCCCAAGATAAGCGGTTAGCTAAAACACAAAGCAGAGAAAGAAGCGGCGTTAAGTTGACCCATCTTGTGAAAAATGGCGACACCCTATGGGATATCAGCCGTGTCTATAAAGTCAGCACAAAAAGTATCGCGAAATGGAATGGCATGGCGCCAAGGGACTATATCAAGCCAGGACAGAAGCTCGTGATCTGGCAAAAAGCCAAAATGACACAATCATCGGCTAGCCCAGTTGAACAAATCGTGATGCGCAATATCCGATATAAAGTACGTCGTGGCGATTCCTTTGCGCGTATTGCGGATAAATTTAATGTCCGCATCAGTGACATCGAGAAATGGAACAGTTTGAGTCGTAAAAACTATCTTCAGCCTGGTCAAATGTTAAAGCTGTCGGTTGATGTGACCAACAGCATTTAG
- a CDS encoding LysE family translocator, which translates to MADISLLLLFIPTFFFVSLTPGMCMTLAMTLGMTIGVRRTAWMMIGELIGVAIVAIAAVIGVSTIMLQYPLIFNGLKIFGATYLMYIGINMWRSKGKLAVTDTDLTDKQKTARSVLFNQGLITAIANPKGWAFMVSLLPPFINTDYPLASQLSLLISIILLSELVCMTLYATGGKTIGKLLTQKNNVKLLNKISGSLMILVGIWLALS; encoded by the coding sequence GTGGCCGACATTTCTCTCCTTCTACTTTTTATCCCGACCTTTTTCTTCGTCAGTTTAACGCCAGGTATGTGCATGACGCTGGCCATGACATTAGGCATGACCATTGGGGTTAGACGAACCGCCTGGATGATGATTGGCGAGCTAATTGGCGTGGCGATTGTTGCGATTGCTGCGGTGATCGGCGTTTCAACAATCATGCTGCAATACCCGTTGATTTTTAATGGCTTAAAAATTTTTGGCGCGACTTACCTTATGTATATCGGCATAAACATGTGGCGCTCAAAGGGCAAGCTTGCTGTAACTGACACTGATTTAACTGATAAACAGAAAACAGCCCGTTCTGTATTATTTAATCAGGGGCTTATTACTGCCATTGCGAACCCTAAAGGTTGGGCATTTATGGTGTCCTTGCTGCCCCCTTTTATTAATACCGATTACCCCTTGGCGAGCCAATTAAGCTTGTTAATTTCGATTATTCTATTATCAGAACTAGTGTGCATGACACTTTATGCAACGGGGGGCAAAACTATCGGTAAATTGCTCACCCAGAAAAACAACGTCAAACTGCTTAATAAAATATCCGGTAGTCTGATGATTTTGGTTGGTATTTGGCTGGCATTAAGCTAG
- the ccoN gene encoding cytochrome-c oxidase, cbb3-type subunit I — protein sequence MNQGNTSAVDYNMNVVRQFTVMTVIWGIVGTLVGVLIAAQLIWPALNFETPWLTYSRLRPLHTNAVIFAFGTSALFATSYYVVQRTCKATLFGGSLASFTFWGWQAVIVLAAITLPMGYTSSKEYAELEWPIDILIAVVWVSYAIVFFGTLIKRKTSHIYVANWFFGGFIITVAVLHIGNSMVIPVSMMKSYSLYSGAIDAMMQWWYGHNAVGFLLTAGFLGMMYYFVPKQAERPVYSYRLSIVHFWALVSLYIWAGPHHLHYTALPDWAQSVGMVMSIVLFLPSWGGMINGIMTLSGAWHKLRHDPILRFLIVSLSFYGMSTFEGPMMAIKSVNALSHYTDWTVGHVHSGALGWVAMVSIGAMYHLIPVLFNQERMYSIRLINIHFWMHTAGIVLYIVAMWISGVMQGLMWRAVNTDGTLTYSFVESLTASYPFYFIRFLGGVLVVAGFLLMAYNMFKTMGAENGSLKKVEAA from the coding sequence ATGAATCAAGGTAATACATCAGCAGTAGACTACAACATGAACGTTGTACGTCAATTTACTGTGATGACTGTCATCTGGGGCATCGTTGGTACGCTAGTTGGTGTCTTAATCGCTGCACAATTAATTTGGCCAGCATTAAATTTTGAGACCCCATGGCTAACCTACTCCCGTCTTCGTCCGTTGCACACCAATGCGGTTATCTTCGCATTTGGTACTAGTGCGTTATTTGCTACTTCTTATTACGTTGTTCAACGAACGTGTAAAGCGACACTTTTCGGTGGCAGTTTAGCATCGTTCACGTTTTGGGGTTGGCAAGCCGTTATTGTTTTAGCAGCAATAACACTTCCTATGGGCTACACCTCAAGTAAAGAGTATGCGGAATTGGAATGGCCAATCGATATTCTCATCGCTGTTGTTTGGGTCTCGTACGCTATCGTGTTCTTTGGTACGTTAATTAAGCGTAAAACGTCTCACATCTATGTAGCAAACTGGTTCTTCGGTGGTTTCATTATAACGGTTGCTGTACTTCACATCGGTAACTCGATGGTAATTCCTGTCTCTATGATGAAGTCATATTCATTGTACTCGGGTGCAATCGATGCGATGATGCAGTGGTGGTACGGGCATAATGCCGTTGGTTTCCTTCTTACTGCTGGTTTCTTAGGTATGATGTATTACTTCGTTCCTAAACAAGCTGAACGTCCGGTTTATTCTTACCGCTTATCAATTGTTCACTTTTGGGCACTTGTTTCATTATACATTTGGGCTGGACCTCACCACTTACATTACACCGCTCTTCCTGACTGGGCGCAATCAGTAGGTATGGTAATGTCTATCGTATTATTCCTTCCTTCTTGGGGTGGTATGATTAACGGTATCATGACGCTATCAGGTGCGTGGCACAAGCTTCGTCACGATCCAATTCTACGTTTCCTAATTGTTTCATTGTCTTTCTATGGTATGTCTACATTTGAAGGCCCAATGATGGCGATTAAATCAGTTAACGCTTTATCTCACTACACTGACTGGACAGTAGGTCACGTTCATTCAGGTGCATTGGGTTGGGTTGCCATGGTATCTATCGGTGCAATGTATCACTTAATTCCAGTGTTATTTAATCAAGAACGTATGTACAGCATTCGTTTAATCAACATTCACTTCTGGATGCACACAGCGGGTATTGTTTTATATATCGTTGCTATGTGGATTTCAGGTGTTATGCAAGGTTTGATGTGGCGCGCAGTAAATACTGATGGTACGTTGACTTATAGCTTCGTTGAAAGTCTAACCGCTTCGTACCCGTTCTACTTTATTCGATTCTTAGGTGGTGTGTTGGTTGTTGCTGGTTTCTTACTAATGGCTTACAACATGTTCAAAACCATGGGTGCTGAAAACGGCAGCCTTAAGAAAGTAGAAGCGGCTTAA